One Brassica napus cultivar Da-Ae chromosome C2, Da-Ae, whole genome shotgun sequence DNA window includes the following coding sequences:
- the LOC106435463 gene encoding uncharacterized protein LOC106435463, producing MEGKAAGSSSLLRNMMVRVLLLGVLLFLLRFAYVITLTGESCNRGDFCFFSLPPDLVSVIASTSPGADDDHLLKSVQFYSSVFRDLISDGFLSPHSKSLCVEATPAAREVFSLRELGVKDSIGISKKASRPLVVKGEAHSIPFQDNTFDFIFSGGGRLGMSLKPLEFAEEITRTLKPQGIAVVHVAATDTYSFNSFLDLFNSCSLVKMRDLDSPPFDSPHIREFVIQKYSGGHHKKSSAGGKCWIPGYKTDLIRDAEPLIQEEPLKPWITLKRNIQNVKYIPSMVDIRFKSRYVYVDVGARSYGSSIGSWFKKQYPKQNKTFDVFAIEADKAFHEEYKIKKKVQLLPYAAWVRNETLSFEINHDPGKEVEAKAMGRGMGRIQPVKKSSSSLAGEVNLIQGFDFADWLKKSVRERDFVVMKMDVEGTEFDLIPRLIKTGAICLIDELFLECHYNRWQRCCPGQRSQKYNKTYNQCLQLFTSLRQSGVLVHQWW from the coding sequence ATGGAGGGGAAGGCAGCAGGAAGCAGCAGCTTGTTGCGGAATATGATGGTTCGCGTGCTTCTCCTAGgcgtcctcctcttcctccttcgTTTTGCTTACGTCATCACCCTCACCGGCGAATCTTGCAATCGCGGCGACTTCTGCTTCTTCTCCCTCCCTCCCGATCTCGTCTCCGTCATCGCATCTACCTCCCCTGGCGCCGATGACGACCATCTGCTCAAATCCGTTCAGTTCTACTCCTCCGTCTTTCGCGACCTCATCTCCGATGGTTTTCTCTCCCCTCATTCCAAGTCTCTCTGCGTGGAAGCTACGCCTGCTGCCCGAGAGGTTTTCTCCCTCAGAGAGCTTGGCGTGAAGGACTCCATCGGTATCTCTAAGAAGGCTTCCCGTCCCTTGGTGGTGAAAGGCGAGGCTCACTCTATACCCTTCCAGGACAATACTTTCGACTTCATCTTCTCCGGTGGCGGCCGCCTCGGGATGTCGTTGAAGCCGTTGGAGTTTGCCGAGGAGATTACAAGAACACTGAAGCCCCAAGGGATTGCGGTGGTTCACGTTGCTGCTACTGATACTTACAGTTTCAATTCATTCCTTGATTTGTTTAATTCTTGCAGTTTGGTGAAGATGCGTGATCTAGATTCTCCTCCTTTTGATTCTCCTCATATCAGAGAATTCGTTATTCAGAAATACTCTGGAGGTCACCATAAGAAGAGTTCTGCTGGTGGCAAGTGCTGGATCCCTGGTTACAAAACAGACTTGATTCGAGACGCTGAGCCCCTCATTCAAGAGGAGCCTCTTAAGCCATGGATCACTCTCAAGCGCAACATTCAAAACGTTAAATACATTCCTTCCATGGTAGACATTCGTTTCAAGAGTAGATACGTTTACGTTGATGTTGGTGCTCGGAGCTACGGTTCAAGCATTGGGAGCTGGTTCAAGAAACAGTACCCCAAGCAGAACAAAACTTTTGATGTTTTTGCCATTGAGGCCGACAAGGCCTTTCACGAGGAGTATAAGATCAAAAAGAAGGTGCAGCTTTTGCCCTATGCAGCTTGGGTGAGGAACGAGACTTTGTCCTTTGAGATCAATCACGATCCGGGGAAAGAAGTGGAAGCCAAAGCAATGGGCAGGGGGATGGGCAGAATCCAGCCTGTTAAGAAATCTTCCTCGAGCTTAGCTGGAGAGGTGAACCTGATTCAAGGGTTTGATTTCGCTGACTGGTTGAAGAAGAGCGTGAGAGAGAGGGACTTTGTTGTGATGAAGATGGATGTTGAAGGAACCGAATTTGATCTGATCCCGAGGCTGATCAAGACTGGAGCCATTTGTCTAATAGATGAGCTGTTCCTTGAATGCCATTACAACAGGTGGCAGAGATGTTGTCCTGGCCAAAGGAGCCAAAAGTACAACAAAACTTATAACCAGTGCCTACAGCTCTTCACTTCGCTCAGACAAAGTGGGGTGCTTGTCCATCAATGGTGGTAA
- the LOC106435448 gene encoding wound-induced protein 1: MEAHNVERLTTPEMKNRGNIELLYRALQQGDASTVAKLVASDVEWWFHGPHNCQHMMRLLTGEPPSQVSFRFEPSTVQVVVPGHGCVIAEGWEGSQVYWVHVWKLKDGVVTELREYFNTWITVTDYSRGAIGWDMGGCTVWESVPRDLPRGSLPSLLLAI; this comes from the coding sequence ATGGAAGCACATAACGTAGAGCGTTTGACAACCCCTGAAATGAAAAACCGGGGAAATATAGAGTTACTCTACAGAGCTTTGCAACAAGGTGACGCATCGACGGTGGCCAAATTGGTGGCCAGTGACGTGGAATGGTGGTTCCATGGACCGCACAATTGTCAACACATGATGAGACTACTAACAGGGGAACCACCGAGCCAGGTTTCGTTCAGGTTCGAGCCAAGCACTGTACAAGTAGTGGTGCCTGGTCATGGCTGCGTCATAGCAGAAGGATGGGAGGGTTCACAAGTGTACTGGGTCCACGTTTGGAAGTTGAAAGACGGAGTGGTCACTGAGCTAAGGGAGTATTTCAACACATGGATCACTGTCACGGATTACAGTCGTGGGGCAATAGGATGGGACATGGGGGGTTGCACGGTTTGGGAGAGCGTACCAAGGGATCTACCTCGTGGTTCGTTACCTAGCTTGCTGTTGGCTATTTAA
- the LOC106435464 gene encoding probable protein phosphatase 2C 65 isoform X2, translating into MGVCCSKGAGIIVENGTDDGNEHGDAEADVRDTNDGAIIRSSGSSKHVSMAIKQGKKGINQDAMTVWENFGGEEDMIFCGVFDGHGPMGHKISRHICDSLPSRVHSRIRCGGNVNIENDNNSKSQEGFLEKVLVTLFKRIDSELGLDSPYDSFCSGTTAVTVLKQGDCLVIANLGDSRAVLGTRGSKNNLKAVQLTVDLKPCVQREAERIVACKGRVFAMEEEPDVYRVWMPDDDCPGLAMSRAFGDFCLKDYGLLCVPEVFFRKVGREDEFVVLATDGTVFYSVNRFGMFCQTKKW; encoded by the exons ATGGGGGTCTGTTGTAGCAAGGGCGCAGGGATAATTGTTGAGAATGGCACGGATGATGGTAATGAACATGGAGACGCAGAGGCtgatgtaagggacacaaacgATGGTGCCATCATAAGGTCCAGCGGATCATCCAAACACGTTTCCATGGCAATCAAACAAGGCAAAAAGGGGATCAATCAAGACGCCATGACAGTCTGGGAG AACTTTGGTGGGGAGGAAGATATGATCTTTTGCGGTGTATTTGACGGTCACGGCCCCATGGGTCACAAGATCTCTCGTCACATATGTGACAGTCTACCTTCAAGGGTCCATTCGAGAATCAGATGTGGCGGCAATGTAAACATAGAGAATGATAATAATTCAAAGAGCCAGGAGGGTTTCTTGGAGAAAGTGCTAGTGACACTCTTTAAGCGAATAGACAGCGAACTTGGTCTCGACTCTCCTTATGATAGTTTTTGCAGCGGCACAACTGCTGTAACCGTCCTTAAACAG GGTGACTGCTTGGTGATCGCCAACTTGGGAGATTCACGAGCTGTTCTAGGCACCCGTGGAAGCAAGAACAATCTCAAAGCTGTCCAACTCACGGTTGATCTGAAACCCTGTGTCCAAC gAGAAGCAGAGAGAATAGTAGCATGCAAAGGAAGGGTGTTTGCGATGGAAGAGGAACCTGATGTGTATAGAGTGTGGATGCCTGATGATGATTGCCCTGGACTCGCAATGTCGAGGGCGTTTGGTGATTTCTGCCTCAAAGACTATGGACTTCTCTGCGTTCCTGAGGTCTTTTTCAGAAAAGTCGGTAGAGAAGACGAGTTTGTGGTTCTAGCCACCGATGGG ACTGTCTTCTATTCTGTGAACAGATTTGGGATGTTTTGTCAAACGAAGAAGTGGTGA
- the LOC106452461 gene encoding lectin-domain containing receptor kinase VI.3-like, with product MGTGRAMVLLLLLFMLFLVLDVSVVGAQKTTNTTTTTTEFTFRGFTGNESSIRLAGAAMIKPDGLLRITDRTQTVTGTAFYNKPVRLLENNGNSTRVASFSTSFVFVIIPTSSSNGGFGFTFTLSPTPDRPEADAAQYLGLLNEDNDGNLTNHVFAVEFDTVQGFGDVSDRSGNHIGLNFNSLTSDVQEPVVYYDESGRKEDFLLQSGDPIQALLDYDGPTQTLNFTVYPARLKSRPVRPLISQQHVPKLVEIVQEEMYVGFTAATGIDQSSAHYVMGWSFSSGVNLSLAKPLNLSELPPPPPNTAKKTGYDSGVLALIVALSGVTLILLALLFFFLMYKKRLQQGDILEDWEINHPHRRRYKDLYAATDGFNKNRIIGTGGFGTVFRGSLSSSPSDQIAVKKITPNSMQGVREFVAEIESLGRLRHKNLVNLQGWCKHKNDLLLIYDYIPNGSLDSLLYSRPRQSGAVLSWNARLQIAKGIASGLLYLHEEWEKIVIHRDVKPSNVLIDDDMNPRLGDFGLARLYERETLSHTTVVVGTIGYMAPELTRNGKSSTASDVFAFGVLLLEIVSGRRPTDSGTFFLADWVMELRETGDILPAVDPRLGSGYEAGEAKVALSVGLLCCHQRPASRPSMRRVLKYLNGEEDVPEIGDHWGYSDSSKRSKVEGYNVSSDKANSSSVASFSVTRVSSSSVIMSGR from the coding sequence ATGGGAACTGGAAGAGCCATGGTCTTGCTGTTGCTCTTGTTCATGTTATTCTTGGTTTTGGATGTCTCTGTTGTTGGAGCTcaaaaaacaacaaacacaacaacaacaacaacagagtTTACTTTCAGAGGATTTACTGGAAACGAATCATCGATTCGATTGGCAGGAGCTGCAATGATCAAACCGGATGGCCTGCTGAGGATCACTGACCGAACCCAAACCGTTACCGGTACGGCGTTCTACAATAAACCGGTGAGATTGCTCGAGAACAACGGGAATTCAACAAGGGTTGCTTCTTTTAGCACATCATTCGTGTTCGTCATCATCCCCACAAGCTCCAGCAACGGAGGTTTTGGATTCACCTTCACGCTATCTCCGACCCCTGACCGCCCCGAAGCAGATGCCGCGCAGTACCTGGGATTGCTCAACGAAGACAACGACGGGAATCTTACGAATCACGTATTCGCGGTTGAATTCGACACGGTACAAGGATTCGGAGACGTTTCTGATAGATCGGGGAATCACATCGGTCTGAACTTCAACAGCCTCACATCGGATGTCCAAGAACCGGTCGTGTATTACGACGAGTCTGGCCGAAAAGAGGATTTCCTACTTCAGAGTGGTGATCCCATACAAGCCCTTTTGGATTACGACGGTCCAACCCAAACCCTTAACTTCACGGTTTATCCGGCACGCTTGAAGTCTAGACCCGTACGGCCTTTGATCTCGCAGCAACATGTTCCGAAACTGGTAGAGATCGTGCAAGAAGAAATGTACGTGGGATTCACGGCAGCCACTGGGATAGATCAGTCCAGTGCTCACTACGTGATGGGTTGGAGTTTCTCCAGCGGCGTAAATCTCTCTCTCGCAAAACCGCTCAACCTCTCGGAGCTTCCTCCTCCGCCTCCTAACACTGCCAAGAAGACAGGCTACGATTCTGGAGTCCTCGCTCTGATCGTGGCTCTCTCTGGAGTAACCCTCATCTTGCTTGCGTTACTGTTCTTCTTCCTCATGTATAAGAAGCGTCTACAACAAGGAGATATTCTAGAAGACTGGGAGATCAACCATCCTCACCGGCGTAGATACAAAGATCTCTACGCTGCTACCGATGGATTCAACAAGAACCGGATCATCGGCACCGGAGGATTCGGCACCGTCTTCAGAGGatccctctcttcttctccttctgatCAAATCGCCGTGAAGAAGATAACTCCGAATAGCATGCAAGGCGTTCGAGAGTTCGTGGCCGAGATCGAGAGTTTAGGGCGGTTAAGGCACAAGAATCTAGTCAACCTCCAAGGATGGTGCAAGCACAAAAACGATCTCTTGCTCATTTACGATTACATCCCCAACGGAAGCTTAGACTCTCTGCTCTACAGCCGACCGAGACAAAGCGGCGCCGTTTTGTCCTGGAACGCGCGTCTCCAGATCGCCAAAGGAATCGCCTCCGGGCTGCTCTATCTCCACGAAGAATGGGAGAAGATTGTCATCCACAGAGACGTCAAGCCCAGCAACGTTCTCATCGACGATGACATGAACCCTCGACTTGGAGATTTCGGGCTCGCCAGGCTCTACGAACGCGAGACGCTCTCTCACACCACCGTCGTCGTCGGCACTATCGGCTACATGGCCCCCGAGCTCACCCGCAACGGTAAATCGTCCACTGCGTCTGATGTTTTCGCGTTTGGCGTTTTGCTGCTAGAGATCGTTTCCGGGAGGAGACCGACGGACTCCGGAACCTTCTTCTTGGCCGACTGGGTCATGGAGCTGCGAGAGACCGGTGACATTCTCCCTGCGGTCGATCCCAGACTAGGATCTGGTTACGAAGCTGGAGAGGCGAAGGTTGCACTCTCTGTGGGATTGCTCTGCTGCCATCAGAGACCGGCGTCTCGGCCGTCCATGAGAAGGGTGCTTAAGTATTTGAACGGTGAGGAAGATGTTCCTGAGATTGGCGACCACTGGGGGTATTCAGACTCTTCAAAAAGATCCAAGGTTGAAGGCTATAATGTTTCGTCTGATAAGGCTAATTCTAGCTCAGTCGCATCTTTCTCCGTCACGAGGGTTTCTTCCAGTTCTGTGATCATGAGTGGTAGATGA
- the LOC106435464 gene encoding probable protein phosphatase 2C 65 isoform X1, giving the protein MGVCCSKGAGIIVENGTDDGNEHGDAEADVRDTNDGAIIRSSGSSKHVSMAIKQGKKGINQDAMTVWENFGGEEDMIFCGVFDGHGPMGHKISRHICDSLPSRVHSRIRCGGNVNIENDNNSKSQEGFLEKVLVTLFKRIDSELGLDSPYDSFCSGTTAVTVLKQGDCLVIANLGDSRAVLGTRGSKNNLKAVQLTVDLKPCVQREAERIVACKGRVFAMEEEPDVYRVWMPDDDCPGLAMSRAFGDFCLKDYGLLCVPEVFFRKVGREDEFVVLATDGIWDVLSNEEVVKIVGSCKDRSVAADTLVQRAARAWRTKFPTSKADDCAVVVLYLNHPREGNVSRAVSTVSWRSGKSNRV; this is encoded by the exons ATGGGGGTCTGTTGTAGCAAGGGCGCAGGGATAATTGTTGAGAATGGCACGGATGATGGTAATGAACATGGAGACGCAGAGGCtgatgtaagggacacaaacgATGGTGCCATCATAAGGTCCAGCGGATCATCCAAACACGTTTCCATGGCAATCAAACAAGGCAAAAAGGGGATCAATCAAGACGCCATGACAGTCTGGGAG AACTTTGGTGGGGAGGAAGATATGATCTTTTGCGGTGTATTTGACGGTCACGGCCCCATGGGTCACAAGATCTCTCGTCACATATGTGACAGTCTACCTTCAAGGGTCCATTCGAGAATCAGATGTGGCGGCAATGTAAACATAGAGAATGATAATAATTCAAAGAGCCAGGAGGGTTTCTTGGAGAAAGTGCTAGTGACACTCTTTAAGCGAATAGACAGCGAACTTGGTCTCGACTCTCCTTATGATAGTTTTTGCAGCGGCACAACTGCTGTAACCGTCCTTAAACAG GGTGACTGCTTGGTGATCGCCAACTTGGGAGATTCACGAGCTGTTCTAGGCACCCGTGGAAGCAAGAACAATCTCAAAGCTGTCCAACTCACGGTTGATCTGAAACCCTGTGTCCAAC gAGAAGCAGAGAGAATAGTAGCATGCAAAGGAAGGGTGTTTGCGATGGAAGAGGAACCTGATGTGTATAGAGTGTGGATGCCTGATGATGATTGCCCTGGACTCGCAATGTCGAGGGCGTTTGGTGATTTCTGCCTCAAAGACTATGGACTTCTCTGCGTTCCTGAGGTCTTTTTCAGAAAAGTCGGTAGAGAAGACGAGTTTGTGGTTCTAGCCACCGATGGG ATTTGGGATGTTTTGTCAAACGAAGAAGTGGTGAAGATTGTGGGTTCCTGCAAGGACCGGTCAGTGGCCGCAGACACGTTGGTTCAGAGAGCAGCTCGGGCTTGGAGAACGAAGTTTCCAACCTCTAAAGCTGATGACTGCGCCGTGGTGGTGCTTTACCTGAACCACCCAAGAGAAGGGAACGTGAGCAGAGCGGTATCGACTGTTTCTTGGAGATCAGGTAAAAGCAATAGAGTATAA